A DNA window from Anastrepha obliqua isolate idAnaObli1 chromosome 5, idAnaObli1_1.0, whole genome shotgun sequence contains the following coding sequences:
- the LOC129248670 gene encoding E3 SUMO-protein ligase ZBED1-like — MFDVFANFVPSLSNCTWNESGFWCWQAVIEMERFVESSSGKVSKTSSKEVEEENPAKRTRYGQSAVWQFFNKSKDGSSAKCIQCGKTYITCGNTTNLAGHLKRMHRGLTVSELPKSSGSILSFIEKKYEASSARKKSLDSSLMHYICSDMRPFSVVENKGFRNFVSTLDPRYELPSRNKLRNTCMQDFYTNMKDKLHCILDRVDYCAITTDCWTSRANESYMTVTCHFINDNFELKAAVLSTKNLIDETNHTSQNIANSLREVLVEWQVIDKVSAIVTDNARNVVKACEILQKRNVPCFAHCINLIVQSCFSLENIKTIMGKCKSIVSFFKSSSIAYAKFKQAQEPMKPYSLKQECPTRWNSAFYMIERILATKSAIAKVLLDTPKAILPLSVDELSVLEDLKQVLSLFEDATVQTSSSSNVTVSLIIPLVSGLLHNLSEIKDRLETDDGRNVCNLLMEGIRQRLLPYEKRTVTRLSTLLDPRFKKEGFFSNTNSIEAEKFLENELSPLYKENHPPNISSLPTPLCDKTPLLNFLEKNKTQKIRNSRVDSILTLRQYFNMENINSSLNPLDCWKISTDEPLKMSSKKYLCVPATSTESERMFSKAGLIQRNNTNNKKSSGSNSMQERRKSKQQQQQQLVECGRSANR; from the exons ATGTTCGATGTTTTCGCAAATTTTGTACCATCACTTAGTAATTGCACGTGGAACGAAAGTG gctTTTGGTGTTGGCAGGCAGTGATTGAAATGGAGCGGTTTGTAGAAAGTTCTAGTGGCAAAG tttcaaAGACGAGCTCAAAGGAGGTGGAAGAAGAAAACCCAGCAAAAAGAACAAGGTACGGTCAGTCAGCTGTATggcaattttttaacaaatcaaaggATGGCAGTTCAGCTAAATGCATTCAGTGTGGAAAAACATATATAACATGTGGCAATACCACTAATTTGGCTGGACACCTGAAACGGATGCATCGAGGATTAACTGTTAGCGAGCTTCCGAAATCTTCAGGGTCTATTTTGtccttcattgaaaaaaaatacgaagCATCTTCCGCTAGGAAAAAGAGTCTTGATAGCTCACTAATGCACTATATATGCTCCGACATGCGACCGTTCTCAGTTGTTGAAAACAAAGGATTTCGTAATTTTGTCAGTACATTGGATCCTCGCTACGAGCTGCCTTCTCGTAACAAATTGAGAAACACATGCATGCAAGACTTTTACACAAATATGAAAGACAAATTACACTGTATTCTGGACCGAGTGGACTATTGCGCTATAACAACAGATTGCTGGACGTCACGGGCTAACGAAAGTTATATGACAGTCACTTGCCATTTCATCAATGACAACTTTGAGCTAAAAGCAGCTGTTTTGTCAACCAAAAATCTCATTGACGAAACCAACCACACGtcgcaaaatattgcaaattcttTGCGCGAAGTCCTTGTGGAATGGCAAGTTATTGACAAAGTCAGCGCAATTGTTACAGACAACGCGAGGAACGTTGTAAAAGCATGTGAGATTCTACAAAAGCGAAACGTGCCTTGCTTTGCTCATTGCATTAATTTAATTGTCCAAAGCTGTTTTTCCCTTGAAAATATTAAGACAATTATGGGAAAGTGCAAAAGCATAGTTTCGTTTTTCAAGAGCAGCTCAATAGCGTATGCAAAATTTAAGCAAGCCCAGGAACCAATGAAGCCATATAGTCTAAAACAGGAGTGCCCTACAAGGTGGAATAGTGCTTTCTACATGATTGAGCGCATTTTGGCCACAAAGTCAGCTATTGCTAAAGTCCTGTTAGATACTCCGAAAGCAATACTACCTCTATCAGTTGATGAGCTATCTGTTCTGGAAGATTTAAAGCAGGTTCTTTCACTATTCGAGGATGCGACGGTACAAACATCATCCAGCTCTAATGTAACAGTTTCGCTAATTATACCATTGGTTAGCGgacttttgcataatttgagTGAAATCAAAGATCGACTAGAAACTGATGATGGCCGTAACGTATGCAACTTGCTAATGGAAGGCATACGGCAAAGACTACTgccatatgaaaaaagaactgtGACTCGTTTGTCGACATTACTGGATCCGCGTTTTAAAAAGGagggttttttttcaaatacaaactCTATAGAAGccgaaaaatttttagaaaatgaacttTCGCCACTTTACAAAGAAAATCACCCTCCAAATATATCTAGCCTGCCAACACCACTATGCGATAAAACTccacttcttaattttttggaaaaaaacaaaactcaaaaaattcgtAATTCCCGAGTTGATTCGATTTTGACCCTTCGTCAATACTTCAACATGGAAAATATAAACTCTAGTTTAAACCCTTTAGACTGCTGGAAG ATCTCGACTGATGAGCCATTGAAGATGAgctcaaaaaaatatctctgCGTACCGGCTACGTCAACTGAAAGTGAGCGTATGTTCAGCAAAGCAGGTTTAATA